Proteins encoded in a region of the Acidobacteriota bacterium genome:
- a CDS encoding folate-binding protein, with protein sequence MRTTPLAASGQVVTPYRGGQIAAVSSPGLEFHPWPAGQLLLYDASWRAVLALEGPEARKWLNGMITTNVRDLVPGQWAPGFQLDPKGHILASLDLVCTAPDSFLLLTDEAQREGLEQRLRRFVFISKLTIEDRSASWSALRLRGPRAAEIAAEAGWCAPAPEPQQGLAHPSGGWTLASAPAGIPQLEFVAPAAAAAALWERLQALAQPAGPAAQERDRIFARQPLYGVDISEAELPQETGQMDHLSFTKGCYIGQEIVERIRARGAVHRHWSAFGFAAHVAAGAAIESEGRAAGKITSVAPPTQDSADTKYFALGYIRDATPGAAVTAAGVSGQLLE encoded by the coding sequence ATGCGTACTACTCCGCTTGCCGCTTCCGGCCAGGTCGTAACGCCCTATCGCGGCGGCCAGATTGCCGCCGTCTCCTCACCTGGCCTGGAATTTCACCCCTGGCCGGCCGGGCAACTGCTGCTCTATGACGCGAGCTGGCGCGCCGTGCTCGCCCTGGAAGGTCCAGAGGCGCGCAAGTGGCTAAACGGCATGATCACCACCAATGTGCGGGATCTGGTGCCGGGTCAGTGGGCGCCGGGTTTTCAGCTTGACCCCAAGGGCCACATTCTGGCCAGCCTCGACCTGGTCTGCACCGCGCCCGATTCCTTTTTGCTGCTCACCGATGAGGCGCAGCGCGAAGGCCTCGAACAGCGCCTGCGCCGCTTTGTCTTTATTTCGAAGCTGACGATCGAGGATCGCAGCGCCTCCTGGTCGGCGCTTCGGCTGCGCGGCCCGCGTGCGGCCGAGATAGCAGCAGAGGCTGGCTGGTGCGCTCCCGCGCCCGAGCCGCAGCAGGGGCTCGCGCATCCATCCGGCGGCTGGACGCTGGCGAGCGCGCCGGCGGGCATACCGCAACTCGAATTCGTCGCGCCCGCCGCCGCCGCCGCCGCTCTTTGGGAGCGCCTGCAAGCACTCGCGCAGCCAGCGGGGCCGGCCGCTCAGGAACGGGACCGCATTTTCGCCCGCCAGCCTCTGTATGGGGTTGACATCTCTGAAGCCGAACTGCCGCAGGAAACCGGCCAGATGGATCACCTCAGCTTTACCAAGGGGTGCTATATCGGGCAGGAGATCGTCGAGCGCATCCGCGCCCGCGGTGCCGTACACCGGCATTGGAGCGCCTTTGGTTTTGCGGCGCACGTGGCGGCCGGCGCTGCCATCGAATCCGAGGGCCGCGCCGCGGGCAAAATCACCAGCGTCGCACCGCCCACACAGGACAGTGCCGACACGAAATATTTTGCCCTGGGCTACATCCGCGACGCCACGCCAGGGGCGGCTGTCACCGCTGCAGGCGTGAGCGGCCAGCTACTCGAGTAG
- a CDS encoding adenosylhomocysteinase: MSTVLDSKPAAAGDYKVADLRLADWGRKEITIAEQEMPGLMSIRRKYAPERPLAGVRVSGSLHMTVQTAVLIETLRALGATVRWASCNIFSTQDHAAAAIALTGVPVFAWKGESLEDYWWCTYQAVSHADGLGPQLVVDDGGDMTLLIHKGYELENGSDWVKSPSASHEEKVIKDLLLRVHGEDARRWHKIVEAWRGVSEETTTGVHRLYKMQETGTLLVPAINVNDSVTKSKFDNLYGCRESLADGIKRATDVMVAGKVAVICGYGDVGKGCAKSLRGFGARVIVTEVDPINALQAAMEGFEVTTVEDTLGRGDIYVTCTGNCEVITVDHMRHMKDQAIVCNIGHFDNEIQVDALNAAADAQRTNIKPQVDQYQFTGGHSIFLLAEGRLVNLGCATGHPSFVMSNSFSNQTLAQLDLWRNRDTYKPGVYTLPKKLDEEVARLHLEKIGVRLTTLTPQQADYLGVPVTGPYKPDHYRY; the protein is encoded by the coding sequence ATGAGCACTGTACTGGATTCGAAGCCGGCTGCGGCCGGGGATTATAAAGTTGCCGATCTGCGCCTCGCCGATTGGGGCCGCAAGGAAATCACCATTGCCGAGCAGGAAATGCCCGGCCTGATGTCGATCCGGCGCAAGTATGCGCCCGAGCGGCCCCTGGCCGGCGTGCGCGTGAGCGGTTCGCTGCACATGACAGTGCAGACGGCGGTGCTGATCGAGACGCTGCGGGCGCTGGGCGCCACCGTGCGCTGGGCAAGCTGCAATATCTTCTCCACCCAGGACCATGCCGCCGCGGCCATCGCGCTGACGGGCGTGCCGGTGTTCGCCTGGAAGGGCGAAAGCCTCGAGGACTACTGGTGGTGTACGTACCAGGCGGTGTCGCACGCGGATGGGCTGGGACCCCAGCTTGTCGTGGACGACGGTGGCGACATGACGCTGCTGATCCATAAAGGCTACGAGCTGGAGAACGGTTCGGACTGGGTCAAGTCGCCTTCTGCCTCACATGAGGAAAAAGTGATCAAGGACCTGCTGCTGCGCGTGCACGGCGAAGATGCGCGGCGCTGGCATAAGATCGTCGAAGCCTGGCGCGGCGTGTCGGAAGAGACCACGACCGGCGTCCACCGCCTGTACAAAATGCAGGAGACGGGCACGCTGCTGGTGCCCGCCATCAACGTCAACGATTCCGTCACCAAGTCGAAGTTCGACAACCTCTATGGCTGCCGCGAATCGCTGGCCGATGGCATCAAGCGCGCCACCGACGTAATGGTGGCAGGCAAGGTGGCCGTCATTTGCGGTTACGGCGATGTGGGCAAGGGCTGCGCGAAATCGCTGCGCGGCTTTGGCGCGCGGGTGATTGTCACCGAAGTGGACCCGATCAATGCGCTGCAGGCGGCCATGGAAGGCTTCGAGGTGACCACCGTCGAGGACACGCTCGGCCGGGGCGATATTTACGTCACCTGCACCGGCAACTGCGAGGTGATCACGGTCGACCACATGCGCCACATGAAGGATCAGGCGATCGTCTGCAATATCGGCCACTTCGACAATGAGATCCAGGTGGACGCGCTCAACGCCGCCGCCGACGCCCAACGCACCAACATCAAGCCGCAGGTGGACCAGTACCAGTTCACCGGCGGCCACAGCATCTTCCTGCTGGCCGAAGGCCGGCTGGTGAATCTGGGCTGCGCCACCGGGCACCCGAGCTTTGTGATGAGCAACAGCTTCTCCAACCAGACGCTGGCGCAGTTGGATCTGTGGCGCAACCGCGACACCTACAAGCCCGGCGTCTACACGTTGCCCAAGAAGCTCGACGAAGAGGTCGCCCGCCTGCACCTGGAAAAAATCGGCGTCCGCCTGACCACCCTTACCCCCCAGCAGGCCGACTACCTGGGCGTGCCCGTCACCGGCCCCTACAAGCCCGATCACTACCGCTACTGA
- a CDS encoding site-specific DNA-methyltransferase, translating into MAWMHHAPEHSIHAIVTDPPYGLREYESAELEKRAAKTGGIWRIPPSFDGANRQPLPRFTALNAKERREISIFFSEWAAAAAHVLRPGGHVFIATNSFLCQLVYAALVEGGLEFRGQLVRIVRTLRGGDRPKNAEEQFPDVCSLPRGSYEPWGILRKPMPKGMRLSDCLSEYGTGGLRRLQDGSPFADVIEAGRTSAQERALANHPSLKPQALLRALVFASLPCGSGTILDPFMGSGSTLAAANALAVGSIGIERSAAFYQAAPDNITRLANLVVPQDQLSLTLA; encoded by the coding sequence ATGGCCTGGATGCACCACGCGCCGGAACACTCGATTCACGCCATCGTGACCGACCCGCCCTACGGGTTGCGCGAGTATGAATCGGCCGAACTGGAGAAGCGGGCCGCGAAGACCGGAGGCATTTGGCGCATTCCTCCCAGCTTTGACGGCGCGAACCGCCAGCCACTGCCCCGGTTTACGGCGTTGAACGCCAAAGAGCGCCGCGAGATCAGTATTTTTTTTTCCGAATGGGCCGCAGCGGCGGCGCATGTGCTGCGGCCCGGGGGGCATGTTTTCATCGCGACCAATTCGTTTTTGTGTCAACTGGTCTACGCGGCGCTGGTGGAAGGGGGCCTGGAGTTCCGTGGTCAACTGGTGAGAATTGTACGAACCTTGCGCGGCGGCGACCGGCCGAAAAACGCAGAGGAGCAGTTCCCGGATGTGTGTTCTTTGCCGCGCGGCAGTTACGAGCCCTGGGGCATCTTGCGCAAGCCCATGCCAAAAGGAATGCGCCTTTCGGACTGCCTCAGTGAATACGGAACTGGAGGCCTCCGGCGACTCCAGGATGGATCACCCTTCGCAGACGTGATCGAGGCAGGGCGAACTTCAGCGCAGGAGCGCGCGCTGGCCAACCACCCCAGTCTAAAGCCACAGGCTCTGCTGCGCGCGCTGGTGTTCGCATCGCTCCCCTGCGGCTCTGGGACAATCCTTGACCCGTTTATGGGGTCCGGGTCAACCCTGGCCGCTGCCAACGCACTCGCCGTGGGATCCATCGGCATCGAGCGGAGTGCTGCATTTTACCAGGCCGCCCCGGACAACATTACGAGGCTGGCGAACCTGGTTGTACCGCAGGATCAGCTATCGCTCACGCTCGCGTAG
- a CDS encoding type III pantothenate kinase has translation MLLALDIGNSNTVIGLFAGEKLEASWRLTTARHQTADEFALALNGLLAAHAVAPARITGAIVASVVPPLDANVRAALRRQFGLEALFVGPGLKTGMPIHYDSPADVGADRIANAIAGFAAHGGPLIVVDFGTATTFDVVSAQGEYRGGIICPGLAISAEALVSRTARLQRVELRDPGRLIGSTTVGSLQSGLYYGYLSLVDGLIERLLAELGAATKVIATGGLAALIAPGSRHLRTCDENLTLTGLRLLWERNHP, from the coding sequence GTGTTACTGGCGCTTGATATTGGTAACTCCAACACCGTCATCGGCCTGTTCGCCGGCGAGAAGCTGGAAGCTTCCTGGCGCCTCACCACCGCGCGGCATCAGACCGCCGACGAATTCGCTCTGGCGCTGAACGGCTTGCTGGCCGCGCATGCTGTCGCGCCCGCACGCATCACCGGTGCGATCGTGGCCTCGGTCGTGCCACCACTCGACGCCAACGTGCGCGCGGCGCTGCGCCGTCAGTTTGGCCTCGAAGCACTTTTCGTCGGCCCCGGCCTCAAGACCGGTATGCCCATTCACTACGACTCGCCCGCCGATGTTGGCGCCGACCGTATCGCCAATGCCATCGCCGGCTTCGCCGCCCACGGCGGCCCGCTGATTGTCGTGGATTTTGGCACCGCGACCACCTTCGACGTGGTCTCCGCCCAAGGCGAATACCGCGGCGGTATCATATGCCCTGGATTGGCCATTTCCGCCGAGGCCCTCGTCAGCCGCACCGCCCGCCTGCAGCGTGTCGAGCTCCGCGACCCCGGCCGCCTGATCGGCTCGACCACCGTCGGCAGCTTGCAGTCCGGCCTCTACTACGGCTATCTCAGCCTGGTGGACGGCCTGATTGAGCGCCTGCTCGCCGAGCTGGGTGCGGCCACCAAGGTCATCGCCACCGGCGGTCTGGCGGCGCTCATTGCCCCCGGCTCCCGCCATCTCCGCACCTGCGACGAGAACCTGACGCTGACCGGCCTCCGCCTCCTCTGGGAGCGAAATCATCCGTGA
- the glgA gene encoding glycogen synthase, with translation MRVALFTREYPPHIYGGAGVHVDYLSRELARSIEVEVHCFGEQHSRSGNLTVVGHEPWNRLTTEEKFRGALEALSVNLDSIQRLRNADVVHTHTWYTSMAGFWAKKLYGMPFVLTTHSLEPLRAWKAEQLGSGYQMSSWMEKTAIESADAVIAVSNGTKADILRAYPALDPARIHVIYNGIDLDEYRPDVGTQYLDAFGVDRSRPYILFVGRITRQKGVTHLVDAIHHLPTDTQVVLCAGAPDTPEIAGEMRAKVEALRRTHPRVLWIEKMVSKPEVIQLYSHAAVFCCPSIYEPFGIINLEAMACETAVVATATGGIKEVVVPGETGILVSVAQDPETNAPLDPATFARDLATALASLLADPARQQAMGRAGRARVEAMFSWRAIAAQTVELYESLAGEREVAAVRQ, from the coding sequence ATGCGCGTTGCCCTGTTCACCCGCGAGTATCCTCCTCACATTTACGGTGGCGCCGGCGTCCACGTCGACTATCTCAGCCGCGAATTGGCGCGCAGCATCGAAGTCGAGGTGCACTGCTTCGGCGAGCAGCACAGCCGCTCCGGCAATCTCACGGTCGTTGGCCATGAGCCGTGGAATCGACTGACCACGGAAGAAAAGTTTCGCGGTGCTCTCGAGGCGCTCAGCGTGAATCTGGATTCCATTCAGCGCCTGCGCAATGCCGATGTGGTGCACACGCACACCTGGTACACGTCCATGGCGGGCTTCTGGGCCAAAAAGCTCTACGGCATGCCTTTTGTGCTCACCACCCACAGCCTCGAACCCCTGCGTGCCTGGAAAGCCGAGCAGTTAGGCAGCGGCTATCAGATGAGTTCGTGGATGGAAAAAACCGCAATCGAGAGCGCCGATGCCGTCATCGCCGTTTCCAACGGCACCAAAGCTGACATTCTGCGCGCCTACCCGGCGCTCGATCCCGCGCGCATTCACGTCATCTACAACGGCATCGATCTGGACGAGTACCGCCCCGACGTGGGAACTCAATATCTCGATGCCTTTGGCGTCGATCGCTCGCGTCCCTATATTCTCTTTGTCGGCCGCATCACACGCCAGAAGGGCGTAACCCATCTGGTGGACGCCATCCACCACCTGCCCACCGACACCCAGGTCGTGTTGTGCGCCGGCGCGCCCGACACCCCCGAAATTGCCGGAGAGATGCGCGCCAAGGTCGAGGCTCTCCGGCGCACGCATCCACGCGTGCTCTGGATCGAAAAGATGGTGAGCAAGCCCGAGGTCATTCAGCTCTACAGCCACGCTGCCGTGTTCTGCTGCCCCTCGATCTACGAACCCTTCGGCATCATCAACCTCGAAGCCATGGCGTGTGAAACCGCGGTGGTGGCCACCGCGACCGGCGGCATCAAGGAAGTCGTGGTGCCCGGCGAGACCGGCATTCTCGTTTCCGTGGCGCAGGACCCGGAGACCAACGCCCCGCTCGATCCCGCCACCTTCGCCCGCGATCTCGCTACCGCGCTGGCATCCCTGCTGGCCGATCCGGCGCGGCAGCAGGCCATGGGCCGCGCCGGCCGCGCCCGCGTCGAAGCCATGTTTTCCTGGCGCGCCATCGCGGCCCAGACCGTCGAGCTGTACGAATCGCTGGCCGGGGAGCGAGAAGTTGCCGCTGTGCGACAATGA
- a CDS encoding DUF892 family protein yields the protein MPVSSSEHDRYILHLNHALAMESALVDHLEKRAAAVPKPDVRQQLLRHRDETIQHREAVRDCILSLAGEATSTKASVQAPITPGVLGKVMTALESEKEDKLLMDALADFAVENYEDAVYAGLSLIARNLGYPHHATRFEEIRKQERAMADFISSHQPDAVRDAFPPIAQAA from the coding sequence ATGCCCGTTTCCAGCAGCGAACACGACCGCTACATTCTGCATTTGAACCACGCTCTCGCCATGGAGAGTGCCCTGGTGGACCATCTGGAAAAACGCGCCGCCGCGGTGCCCAAACCCGACGTGCGCCAGCAGTTGCTGCGTCATCGCGATGAAACCATCCAGCACCGCGAGGCGGTTCGCGACTGCATCCTGTCACTCGCCGGTGAGGCCACGAGCACCAAGGCCAGCGTGCAGGCGCCGATTACGCCCGGCGTGCTGGGCAAAGTGATGACCGCGCTCGAAAGTGAAAAGGAAGATAAGCTGCTGATGGACGCCTTGGCCGATTTCGCCGTCGAAAATTATGAAGATGCCGTCTACGCTGGCCTGAGCCTGATTGCGCGCAACCTTGGTTACCCGCACCACGCCACCCGCTTCGAGGAGATCCGCAAGCAGGAGCGCGCCATGGCGGATTTCATCTCCTCGCATCAGCCCGACGCGGTACGCGACGCCTTTCCGCCGATTGCGCAGGCGGCGTAG
- a CDS encoding O-antigen ligase domain-containing protein — translation MSATATWVDRSVGQSVYRSATSDAALGIRTLLLLALLFVPDIVSGHTLGLHIAWSQGLTLPNFIVPTLAVPALAYAWWSGRKLFPERWPGLAIGMVALLAWSLLTLAPAWVSAGDVTLTRVGALSILAHAAKLGLFILLGVALAGGGEAWRRRAGKLLLVAIAVNAVLGLAQAARLVLALSPLARGPMPRATGLFYDANFYAVTCAWALLWLLCQPTPRGGRRWAAYALVLAIAGNVVAADSRAGYAALAIGMLLLWWAGHRRATVRAAVLLLAILLLFPARSWQRVRSAAATLTEAGQSGPVRAPSTDASTRDRLESMQEALRQIARHPLLGLGYGRALYLGVPAIGGDGPVEPARPFRGAQNMFLTVWASTGPVGLLLLLAAVAAPLRWLDRTRRHAAAPVLAGYGGLLAACCTQEALWNARLLALAIMLTAAAGIGWSRHAGAGLGLPRPPARPSVKRVAWRSHASARQRT, via the coding sequence ATGAGCGCCACTGCCACATGGGTCGATCGGTCTGTCGGTCAGTCGGTCTATCGGTCTGCCACATCCGATGCCGCTCTGGGCATCCGGACGCTGCTGCTGCTGGCGCTGCTGTTCGTTCCCGATATCGTCTCCGGGCACACGCTGGGACTGCACATCGCCTGGTCGCAGGGACTGACGTTGCCGAACTTTATCGTGCCCACCTTGGCGGTCCCCGCTCTCGCTTACGCCTGGTGGTCCGGGCGCAAACTGTTCCCGGAGCGCTGGCCGGGCTTGGCCATCGGCATGGTGGCGCTGCTGGCGTGGTCGCTGCTGACGCTGGCGCCGGCCTGGGTGAGCGCCGGAGACGTGACGCTCACGCGCGTCGGCGCGCTCAGCATCCTGGCGCATGCCGCCAAGCTCGGGCTATTTATCCTGCTGGGCGTGGCGCTGGCGGGCGGCGGGGAGGCGTGGCGGCGGCGCGCGGGCAAGCTGCTGCTGGTCGCGATCGCGGTGAACGCGGTGCTGGGCCTGGCGCAGGCGGCGCGGCTGGTGCTGGCGCTGAGCCCGCTGGCGCGCGGCCCGATGCCGCGCGCCACCGGGCTGTTTTACGACGCCAACTTCTACGCCGTGACCTGCGCCTGGGCGCTGCTCTGGCTGCTCTGCCAGCCAACCCCGCGCGGCGGGCGGCGCTGGGCCGCATACGCGCTGGTGCTGGCTATCGCGGGCAACGTGGTCGCGGCGGATTCGCGCGCCGGCTATGCCGCGCTCGCGATCGGCATGCTCCTTCTCTGGTGGGCGGGACACCGGCGCGCGACAGTGCGCGCCGCGGTGCTGCTGCTGGCCATCCTGCTGCTGTTTCCCGCGCGCAGTTGGCAGCGCGTGCGCAGCGCCGCCGCCACGCTGACGGAGGCCGGGCAGAGCGGGCCGGTGCGCGCGCCCAGTACAGATGCCAGCACCCGCGACCGCCTGGAGAGCATGCAGGAGGCGCTGCGGCAGATTGCCCGCCATCCCCTGCTCGGTCTGGGCTACGGGCGCGCGCTCTATTTAGGCGTGCCCGCGATTGGCGGGGACGGGCCGGTCGAGCCGGCCCGTCCGTTCCGCGGCGCGCAGAACATGTTCCTGACGGTGTGGGCTTCGACTGGCCCCGTCGGTCTGCTTCTGCTGCTCGCGGCGGTGGCCGCGCCGCTGCGCTGGCTCGACCGTACCCGCCGGCATGCCGCCGCGCCGGTGCTGGCCGGCTACGGCGGCCTGCTCGCCGCCTGCTGTACCCAGGAAGCGCTCTGGAACGCGCGGCTGCTCGCGCTGGCGATTATGCTCACCGCCGCCGCCGGCATCGGCTGGAGTCGACACGCGGGGGCCGGGCTGGGGCTCCCGAGGCCCCCAGCCCGGCCGAGCGTCAAGCGGGTGGCGTGGCGCAGCCACGCCAGCGCCAGGCAACGTACATGA